Proteins encoded in a region of the uncultured Fusobacterium sp. genome:
- a CDS encoding NAD(P)H-dependent oxidoreductase subunit E, protein MICKDNVGFKELENYISTLEDKKSSLIIILHKAQEIFGYIPEEVQEFVAEKIEVPVSKVYGVVSFYNFFSMEPKGKYPISVCTGTACYVRGAEKILEALQKELGLKLGGVTKDGLFSLDSLRCVGACGLAPVMLVGKDVHGKVKPEDVKKIIAKYKELEAKE, encoded by the coding sequence ATGATATGTAAAGATAATGTTGGGTTTAAAGAACTAGAAAATTATATTTCTACATTAGAAGATAAGAAAAGTTCATTAATAATAATTCTTCATAAGGCACAAGAGATATTTGGTTATATTCCAGAAGAAGTTCAAGAGTTTGTAGCTGAGAAGATAGAGGTACCTGTTTCTAAGGTTTATGGAGTTGTAAGTTTTTATAACTTTTTCTCAATGGAGCCTAAAGGAAAATATCCTATATCTGTTTGTACAGGAACAGCTTGTTATGTAAGAGGAGCAGAAAAAATATTAGAAGCTCTTCAAAAGGAATTAGGTTTAAAATTAGGTGGAGTTACAAAAGATGGACTATTTTCTTTAGATTCTTTAAGATGTGTTGGTGCTTGTGGACTAGCTCCAGTAATGTTAGTAGGTAAAGATGTACATGGAAAGGTAAAACCAGAAGATGTAAAGAAAATTATTGCTAAATATAAAGAATTAGAAGCAAAAGAATAG